In Takifugu flavidus isolate HTHZ2018 chromosome 1, ASM371156v2, whole genome shotgun sequence, the DNA window GCCAATTTTGTGAGCAATCCCTTTATAAAATACCCAGTGGGGGGGAGATGCTTTAAATCATCGTGGATttacagcaataaataaataaacagccaTACAAAACTATGCAGAAAGACCTTTACAAAGACTTTTAAGAATTTAAGAATTGACAGTTATTATCATCTCACAATAATCACCTACTGTGTATTTGAATTACTGTTTGATTGCAGTAAGAGTTGTAGCGTTGCATATATGACTGCTGGTAAAAAATGATCATAATGGTCTTATGTACATACtagtcatcatcatcagctcatCCACTGCTAAGCATGCTTTTTTCTAAGTattttaatgtaataaaaataatattaatctgaaaaataaataatatatttttcagattaaagctTTTGCAGAATTTCATGACCACTGGATATTATATGATGAGGTTTTTTAACCTTATGTCCAGTGTCCAGATTACTATAGACAAACGGCCAAATGCCCAGTCCAACTATtggaggttaaaggttaaaaaaaaattgattgaaTGAATATGATATATAATCACTTGCAATTATACATCCTATATattaagatttactttattcatccccgtaaggaaattgaattgtaatagcagcatAGAATAGCAGCACATTCATTCTCTTGTCCATTCTCTACACAATTAAATTGTGACTTATTAgtgtatgtattttctatagTTGGAGTACGGAGCCGACACATTTTTTTGTCTCACTTGTGGTcttcaaatgaaaaataagTTTTTCGCGTCCATGAGCGCATTTATATGGTCTAAGCGGTTTGCCGTAGAAGAAAATCTTTATGACGTCACTAGCCGGCGCAGCACCCGAAGAACTCAAGGCGAGACCATCCGAGTACAGGTGACagacagcacagacagcaggccttcatctgtttttactgtttaatTTCATGTTACTGTGAGTTACTCATATCGTTTGGCTGCTGTACGTCACCAATCAGTTAAGAGTGAGTGCACTTTTCATCCCCAGAGACTAAGTTATTGCGCTTTGCTAGCTTGGTTAGCTAGCAGTGGCCGGTTTGTTTTccgtcacttcctgcttttgaATTTTCTGGCCGGAAAAAGGGAAACTGATGGAATTGCAAGGTAAACGGCCTTTTCTGGTATTCTTCTTACTGCCTTTACCGACTCGATTTGTGACGCCCTGTCCAACTCATGAAGTGGTTTGGATAGCATGTTCTTTAAGGCTGGCAGGGTAGAAGTCGTGGATTGATATAATGTCCTCCAGTAGTAGCTCGAGAGATCCGTGTTTTAACTGATTGCGGGTTTGGATTTCGTTGCCCAAATAAAACGATAAATATCATGGggttaaaataaacacaatgcGACAGCCATATTTATCAAAATCACACGGAATTTCTTGAATCCTGGCAGTAATTTGTGGTTTGTTTTATACCAAATATACTGGATGTCAGCGTTCCATAACTGGACATGCTGCATTTGTTGGATTTTGAATAAATTGGACAACTTTACAGAAAATGAACTTACCTTCTCTGGTAAACAATGCTATGAATGTTGTATACCCTATCAAGTAACAAAAAGCTGTAGTTGATTCTCATCTTCAACCATGTTTTTCTTACAAGAACGCACAAAACGTATTACCCACATATACAGTAATGCATtagtatgaaaatatttaaaacaaagtATCAGCCTTTGTGTCCAAAGGTTACTgtccgttaaaaaaaaaaaagttaaagtttttttttaagaccactatgatttaaaatgattaaaacaagtCTGTTTGCCTGTCTTCAGTAGGGATGGAGCCCATGACACTGGGCTCTCCCACCTCTCCTAAACTGGCCCCTGGGGCACAGTTTCTGCCTGGATTTTTGATGGGAGACCTCCCAGCTCCAAGCACCCCTCAACCACGCGTTTTCAATCTGTCCACATCCATTGTTGACAGCCCAGGGACAGGTGAGTGACAAAGCAAAGACTGTAGACTGTGATAATGTGAATTGTGTAAAATTAGCTGTCTGCTCTCCCCTGTGACTTagttggaggaggtggaaaaaGCTCTACCACACAGCTTGTTGTGACAGTTCCCAAAGATAAGAGTGGAGCCCCACCTGTTCGTAGTATTCATGGTGACTTGTTTAATGTGGCCacccctcccaacacacacaggcaggtgaGTACACAGCCAGTGGGCTGCCacagtctcctgtgtgtctgtgtatcttGAGATCTCCTGCCAGGCTTTAATGCCAAAATTAAAAGATTAATACATCTTTTCTTTGCCAAAATTCTGCTCAACATTTTTAGTGAACATTCCAATGATCAACCTGTTTTCATGAATCATCATTATATTTTAAGAATTATTTTAATCTACTTTATCCGCTTAATTATTGTTAGATAATggaattttatttctatttctaaTATCTCTGTATCTGTGTTCagtgttttccagctgtgcagACACCTTTGTCTCCACATGTTGCTTCAATGCCTGGAACAGGTAAACACTGATAATGTGTACTACTCAGAATATTTAACATACTGCTGATTCCTCCACtgagcaataaaaaaaaccccaataatATCAGTCAAACGTCTACAGAGAATATGGCTGTACGTCATTAAATACCCAATAACAAAAGACTATTATAACAAAGGCATGTGAGCATTCTTGTCCACATCGACCGGCTTCATTGGAAAGGTTTTGACAATGTTGTCAAACTTGACTGTCCTCTGTGCTGATCTGTTTACCGTGACTGACATTTTTTGAGGCTGTGGTTTAAGCACGGTGTCCCTCAATCTCCCAAATGGATTTTaggcctgaaaaaaaaaaaaatcactatgTTAATGTCAGTGGACATTTTTTGTAGGATTAGTGATTTCACAATGACTTTTTCACAGGCTAAAAAAGCAATCATACTTCTATTAGCACATGAAGGAGTGGCAAGTGCAGGCTTtgtattgtgtgttttgtaaagGATATTCTGTAATAAAATGAAGGTGTGTCCAATGGTTTGCGCTCTAATGAGCACATATGGAACTCACTATCTGGCCACTTTATTGGGTACAGCTGTTCAAATACTGATGATATTTCTTCCATGGTTGTTGCCACATTGGCTGAGCTGAATATTTCAGAAAATTCCGATCTACTTAGATTTCCCTGCACAATCCTCTCTAGGATTTACAGAGAATggttgaaaaacaaaaaagtttgTAATGAGTGGCAGTTCTGTTGGGGTGAAACTAGTTGTCTAAACTAGTTTGAGCTACTGGAATATTGTTATGCTGATGGCACTTCCCTGTATTTATCTATCAATCAGAGAAAACGAAAAGGTAGACAAACTTCAGACTTATCTGAAAGACATAAAATCTTGGAGGACCTCAAGTTTCTTTCTTAATTCAGATTATGAATATAATGACTCATAATGATGCTGGTAAAATAGTCccaccattttttttgttttttttaaattggctTTTGGCAGGATGTCAGGATGATTCTGATTTCAAACTTTGACAAAGCTTACAATGGTTATTCCAGCCATACTACTGCTCATAGGTATAATGGGGTGGTCTAACACTTCAACCATCATTTTAGTTAAGCTACTCTAGGCCTAGGTATACAGCAAAATAATCCAGTGACAGTTTCTCCCACCTTATTGGATTATAGTGTTGCTTTTACCCCTCTCCTCATTCTCCCTTCTCCTCATTCTCTTATTTGTAGGTCAGTAGTTTGTGATTTTTCTCTTGCACACTAACCTCATATCCCCCTCGACCCAATTATTTATTTCTACACCTTGAGGATAACAAATTTCTTATTATTTATAATGTATGTATCTATTCCTCTTTTCTGTCCATTCCCCTATCCTGTATTtcaccttctcctcttcctttaccCTGCTGGCCATTAGCAGGTCCACCCATATGAGTCAGGTCCTGCTCAGTTTTATTCTTGTTGGAAGAGAGTTTGTTACATTCTGATTGGTAGGGCCAGAATTTTGCATAAACATCATGGAAGGATGGATTCAATCTGTATTGTCACTACAGTTCAGGCTTTTGATGTGTAGGGGATATTTTCTTGGTGCACTTGGGGTCCCTTAGAATGAAGTGAGTGTTGTATTTCTACCTGAATATTGTTGCTTACCACACATCGGGGGGCTACATCCAGCAGGATTGTCACGGAGTGCAAATAATCTCACACCATCTTTTGGAGTTATTTTTAACATGACTGTATTTAGTGTTTTAAATACCCTCTACAGTCGCTGATGTCAACTCTATAGTTGATATACCTTGTTGAATCTGGAAAAATGAAGGCAGTGAATTGTCCTGCAAGTTAACAATGAAATATTTCAGAACTAGCCCTATGAATGTGACCCACCAGTCGCCTTTGTTCAATTCCAAAATCAGAGTTCAGAATTCTTCCCAACTTGGAtaaatttagttttattttttcttttaggctttgagttttgttttcaattgtttttttctttttaagatgATGTTAACCAATAGGTCAACCTTCAACAGATCTGGTTAGATTGCTTAGTGTTCTGttgctgtcattttttttttttttttttttgtcgtaGTGAATTAAATGCAGAGTCTATGAAagaaacactaaaaaaaaaaattggcctGCTTCTGTGTCCAGGTGTGCACCAGACATGTCTCTCTCCAGCTCAGGTGGATCCCTTCTATAGTCAGGGAGAGTCGCTGTCATCTGATGATCGGCTGGACCAGTCTTGGGTTACTGTGTTTGGGTATGTATAGTCTCAAATACTCAGAAAAACTACTCTGCTGCTCAGTAAGAtgaatgtgtatttttgtataGTTTTCCTCCAGCCTCTGCCTCCTATATTCTGCTGCAGTTTGCACAGTATGGAAACATCCTGAAACACACGGTGAGAAAATGTGGAGGTATAGCATCAAACAAAGGCCTGAGAGGTCTACCGGTAATTACAGAACTGATCTTTGCGATAATGGTTTTTGGTAGATGGCATCTCCTGGCAACTGGATGCACCTGCAGTATCAGTCAAAACTT includes these proteins:
- the nup35 gene encoding nucleoporin NUP35 isoform X3, which produces MELQVGMEPMTLGSPTSPKLAPGAQFLPGFLMGDLPAPSTPQPRVFNLSTSIVDSPGTVGGGGKSSTTQLVVTVPKDKSGAPPVRSIHGDLFNVATPPNTHRQCFPAVQTPLSPHVASMPGTGVHQTCLSPAQVDPFYSQGESLSSDDRLDQSWVTVFGFPPASASYILLQFAQYGNILKHTMASPGNWMHLQYQSKLQARKALSKDGKVFGETIMVGVKPCIDKSVMDSSATMASPLSSSSAVQHFTSRSTIRPLSANYKSSSSDYQVVADRQTPRKDDSLVSKAIEYMFGW
- the nup35 gene encoding nucleoporin NUP35 isoform X4, which translates into the protein MELQGMEPMTLGSPTSPKLAPGAQFLPGFLMGDLPAPSTPQPRVFNLSTSIVDSPGTVGGGGKSSTTQLVVTVPKDKSGAPPVRSIHGDLFNVATPPNTHRQCFPAVQTPLSPHVASMPGTGVHQTCLSPAQVDPFYSQGESLSSDDRLDQSWVTVFGFPPASASYILLQFAQYGNILKHTMASPGNWMHLQYQSKLQARKALSKDGKVFGETIMVGVKPCIDKSVMDSSATMASPLSSSSAVQHFTSRSTIRPLSANYKSSSSDYQVVADRQTPRKDDSLVSKAIEYMFGW
- the nup35 gene encoding nucleoporin NUP35 isoform X1, translated to MSAFHNWTCCICWILNKLDNFTENELTFSVGMEPMTLGSPTSPKLAPGAQFLPGFLMGDLPAPSTPQPRVFNLSTSIVDSPGTVGGGGKSSTTQLVVTVPKDKSGAPPVRSIHGDLFNVATPPNTHRQCFPAVQTPLSPHVASMPGTGVHQTCLSPAQVDPFYSQGESLSSDDRLDQSWVTVFGFPPASASYILLQFAQYGNILKHTMASPGNWMHLQYQSKLQARKALSKDGKVFGETIMVGVKPCIDKSVMDSSATMASPLSSSSAVQHFTSRSTIRPLSANYKSSSSDYQVVADRQTPRKDDSLVSKAIEYMFGW
- the nup35 gene encoding nucleoporin NUP35 isoform X2, giving the protein MSAFHNWTCCICWILNKLDNFTENELTFSGMEPMTLGSPTSPKLAPGAQFLPGFLMGDLPAPSTPQPRVFNLSTSIVDSPGTVGGGGKSSTTQLVVTVPKDKSGAPPVRSIHGDLFNVATPPNTHRQCFPAVQTPLSPHVASMPGTGVHQTCLSPAQVDPFYSQGESLSSDDRLDQSWVTVFGFPPASASYILLQFAQYGNILKHTMASPGNWMHLQYQSKLQARKALSKDGKVFGETIMVGVKPCIDKSVMDSSATMASPLSSSSAVQHFTSRSTIRPLSANYKSSSSDYQVVADRQTPRKDDSLVSKAIEYMFGW
- the nup35 gene encoding nucleoporin NUP35 isoform X5 translates to MEPMTLGSPTSPKLAPGAQFLPGFLMGDLPAPSTPQPRVFNLSTSIVDSPGTVGGGGKSSTTQLVVTVPKDKSGAPPVRSIHGDLFNVATPPNTHRQCFPAVQTPLSPHVASMPGTGVHQTCLSPAQVDPFYSQGESLSSDDRLDQSWVTVFGFPPASASYILLQFAQYGNILKHTMASPGNWMHLQYQSKLQARKALSKDGKVFGETIMVGVKPCIDKSVMDSSATMASPLSSSSAVQHFTSRSTIRPLSANYKSSSSDYQVVADRQTPRKDDSLVSKAIEYMFGW